One stretch of Ostrinia nubilalis chromosome 11, ilOstNubi1.1, whole genome shotgun sequence DNA includes these proteins:
- the LOC135076178 gene encoding hexokinase type 2 isoform X2: MGMAINNLPVIREECEILHLTDKQIREIMSRLHNDLIKGLGKDSHATSIVKCWLTYIQDLPNGKERGKFLALDLGGTNFRVLIINLGENHFDMQSKIYAIPSHIMTGTGVALFDHIAECLANFMKEHNVYEERLALGFTFSFPLKQLGLTKGILQRWTKGFSCSGVVGEDVVQGLKDAIARRGDLSLSVMGILNDATGTLMSCAHKEPSCRIGIIIGTGSNACYVEKTENCELFDGEPGKPDLLINTEWGAFGDDGTLDFVRTEFDREVDSNSINPGKQIQEKMISGMYMGELVRLALVKFTKMGLLFGGRGSDLLFQRGSFYTKYVSEIESDKPGDFSSCMDVLEELGLAHATEADMAAVRHVCECISRRAAHLVSAGIATLLNKMNEPRVTVGIDGSVYRFHPHFHALMCEKIAQLVRPGIQFDLMLSEDGSGRGAALVAAVACRQRLQFA; encoded by the exons atTCGCGAAGAATGCGAGATTCTCCACCTAACAGACAAACAGATCCGGGAGATCATGAGCCGGCTCCATAACGATCTCATAAAGGGGCTCGGCAAAGACTCGCACGCCACATCCATCGTCAAATGTTGGCTCACATACATTCAGGATTTACCCAACGGGaaag AACGTGGTAAATTTTTGGCTCTGGATTTAGGAGGAACTAATTTCcgagttttaattataaatcttGGGGAAAATCACTTCGATATGCAATCAAAAATTTATGCTATACCTAGTCACATCATGACCGGTACCGGAGTCGCATTGTTTGACCATATAGCAGAGTGTCTAGCCAACTTTATGAAG GAACATAACGTGTATGAAGAACGCCTAGCCCTTGGCTTTACGTTTAGTTTCCCTCTAAAACAACTGGGGCTCACGAAAGGAATCCTTCAGCGCTGGACCAAAGGGTTCTCCTGTAGCGGGGTGGTGGGCGAGGATGTCGTCCAGGGCCTGAAGGATGCGATCGCTAGACGAGGG GACCTCTCATTGTCTGTGATGGGTATCTTAAATGATGCCACTGGCACTCTAATGTCCTGTGCACATAAGGAACCTAGTTGCCGAATAGGGATTATTATTG GCACTGGGAGTAACGCTTGCTACGTAGAAAAAACTGAGAACTGCGAGTTGTTCGACGGCGAGCCTGGCAAGCCCGACCTGCTCATCAACACCGAGTGGGGAGCCTTCGGCGACGATGGGACCCTGGACTTCGTTCGCACAGAGTTCGACCGCGAGGTGGACTCCAATTCCATCAACCCTGGCAAACAGAT CCAAGAGAAGATGATATCGGGCATGTACATGGGCGAGCTGGTCCGCCTGGCGCTGGTGAAGTTCACCAAGATGGGGCTGCTGTTCGGCGGCCGCGGCTCCGACCTGCTGTTCCAGCGAGGCAGCTTCTACACCAAGTACGTGTCGGAGATCGAGTCCGACAAGCCTGGCGACTTCTCCAGCTGCATGGATGTGCTTGAGGAACTTG GCCTGGCCCACGCCACGGAAGCCGATATGGCAGCAGTGCGGCACGTGTGCGAGTGCATATCGCGGCGCGCGGCGCACCTGGTGTCCGCCGGCATCGCCACGCTGCTCAACAAGATGAACGAGCCGCGCGTCACCGTCGGCATCGACGGCTCCGTCTACCGGTTCCACCCGCACTTCCACGCGCTCATGTGCGAGAAGATCGCGCAGCTCGTCCGGCCGGGCATACAG tTCGACCTGATGCTTTCCGAGGACGgcagcgggcgcggcgcggcgctggtGGCGGCGGTGGCCTGCCGCCAGAGGCTACAGTTCGCGTAG
- the LOC135076178 gene encoding hexokinase type 2 isoform X4 yields MRQARDIIREECEILHLTDKQIREIMSRLHNDLIKGLGKDSHATSIVKCWLTYIQDLPNGKERGKFLALDLGGTNFRVLIINLGENHFDMQSKIYAIPSHIMTGTGVALFDHIAECLANFMKEHNVYEERLALGFTFSFPLKQLGLTKGILQRWTKGFSCSGVVGEDVVQGLKDAIARRGDVQIDICAILNDTTGTLMSCAWKNHNCKIGLIVGTGSNACYVEKTENCELFDGEPGKPDLLINTEWGAFGDDGTLDFVRTEFDREVDSNSINPGKQIQEKMISGMYMGELVRLALVKFTKMGLLFGGRGSDLLFQRGSFYTKYVSEIESDKPGDFSSCMDVLEELGLAHATEADMAAVRHVCECISRRAAHLVSAGIATLLNKMNEPRVTVGIDGSVYRFHPHFHALMCEKIAQLVRPGIQFDLMLSEDGSGRGAALVAAVACRQRLQFA; encoded by the exons atTCGCGAAGAATGCGAGATTCTCCACCTAACAGACAAACAGATCCGGGAGATCATGAGCCGGCTCCATAACGATCTCATAAAGGGGCTCGGCAAAGACTCGCACGCCACATCCATCGTCAAATGTTGGCTCACATACATTCAGGATTTACCCAACGGGaaag AACGTGGTAAATTTTTGGCTCTGGATTTAGGAGGAACTAATTTCcgagttttaattataaatcttGGGGAAAATCACTTCGATATGCAATCAAAAATTTATGCTATACCTAGTCACATCATGACCGGTACCGGAGTCGCATTGTTTGACCATATAGCAGAGTGTCTAGCCAACTTTATGAAG GAACATAACGTGTATGAAGAACGCCTAGCCCTTGGCTTTACGTTTAGTTTCCCTCTAAAACAACTGGGGCTCACGAAAGGAATCCTTCAGCGCTGGACCAAAGGGTTCTCCTGTAGCGGGGTGGTGGGCGAGGATGTCGTCCAGGGCCTGAAGGATGCGATCGCTAGACGAGGG GACGTACAGATTGACATATGTGCCATACTGAATGACACCACCGGCACATTGATGTCTTGCGCGTGGAAAAACCACAACTGCAAAATAGGACTCATTGTTG GCACTGGGAGTAACGCTTGCTACGTAGAAAAAACTGAGAACTGCGAGTTGTTCGACGGCGAGCCTGGCAAGCCCGACCTGCTCATCAACACCGAGTGGGGAGCCTTCGGCGACGATGGGACCCTGGACTTCGTTCGCACAGAGTTCGACCGCGAGGTGGACTCCAATTCCATCAACCCTGGCAAACAGAT CCAAGAGAAGATGATATCGGGCATGTACATGGGCGAGCTGGTCCGCCTGGCGCTGGTGAAGTTCACCAAGATGGGGCTGCTGTTCGGCGGCCGCGGCTCCGACCTGCTGTTCCAGCGAGGCAGCTTCTACACCAAGTACGTGTCGGAGATCGAGTCCGACAAGCCTGGCGACTTCTCCAGCTGCATGGATGTGCTTGAGGAACTTG GCCTGGCCCACGCCACGGAAGCCGATATGGCAGCAGTGCGGCACGTGTGCGAGTGCATATCGCGGCGCGCGGCGCACCTGGTGTCCGCCGGCATCGCCACGCTGCTCAACAAGATGAACGAGCCGCGCGTCACCGTCGGCATCGACGGCTCCGTCTACCGGTTCCACCCGCACTTCCACGCGCTCATGTGCGAGAAGATCGCGCAGCTCGTCCGGCCGGGCATACAG tTCGACCTGATGCTTTCCGAGGACGgcagcgggcgcggcgcggcgctggtGGCGGCGGTGGCCTGCCGCCAGAGGCTACAGTTCGCGTAG
- the LOC135076178 gene encoding hexokinase type 2 isoform X1, protein MGMAINNLPVIREECEILHLTDKQIREIMSRLHNDLIKGLGKDSHATSIVKCWLTYIQDLPNGKERGKFLALDLGGTNFRVLIINLGENHFDMQSKIYAIPSHIMTGTGVALFDHIAECLANFMKEHNVYEERLALGFTFSFPLKQLGLTKGILQRWTKGFSCSGVVGEDVVQGLKDAIARRGDVQIDICAILNDTTGTLMSCAWKNHNCKIGLIVGTGSNACYVEKTENCELFDGEPGKPDLLINTEWGAFGDDGTLDFVRTEFDREVDSNSINPGKQIQEKMISGMYMGELVRLALVKFTKMGLLFGGRGSDLLFQRGSFYTKYVSEIESDKPGDFSSCMDVLEELGLAHATEADMAAVRHVCECISRRAAHLVSAGIATLLNKMNEPRVTVGIDGSVYRFHPHFHALMCEKIAQLVRPGIQFDLMLSEDGSGRGAALVAAVACRQRLQFA, encoded by the exons atTCGCGAAGAATGCGAGATTCTCCACCTAACAGACAAACAGATCCGGGAGATCATGAGCCGGCTCCATAACGATCTCATAAAGGGGCTCGGCAAAGACTCGCACGCCACATCCATCGTCAAATGTTGGCTCACATACATTCAGGATTTACCCAACGGGaaag AACGTGGTAAATTTTTGGCTCTGGATTTAGGAGGAACTAATTTCcgagttttaattataaatcttGGGGAAAATCACTTCGATATGCAATCAAAAATTTATGCTATACCTAGTCACATCATGACCGGTACCGGAGTCGCATTGTTTGACCATATAGCAGAGTGTCTAGCCAACTTTATGAAG GAACATAACGTGTATGAAGAACGCCTAGCCCTTGGCTTTACGTTTAGTTTCCCTCTAAAACAACTGGGGCTCACGAAAGGAATCCTTCAGCGCTGGACCAAAGGGTTCTCCTGTAGCGGGGTGGTGGGCGAGGATGTCGTCCAGGGCCTGAAGGATGCGATCGCTAGACGAGGG GACGTACAGATTGACATATGTGCCATACTGAATGACACCACCGGCACATTGATGTCTTGCGCGTGGAAAAACCACAACTGCAAAATAGGACTCATTGTTG GCACTGGGAGTAACGCTTGCTACGTAGAAAAAACTGAGAACTGCGAGTTGTTCGACGGCGAGCCTGGCAAGCCCGACCTGCTCATCAACACCGAGTGGGGAGCCTTCGGCGACGATGGGACCCTGGACTTCGTTCGCACAGAGTTCGACCGCGAGGTGGACTCCAATTCCATCAACCCTGGCAAACAGAT CCAAGAGAAGATGATATCGGGCATGTACATGGGCGAGCTGGTCCGCCTGGCGCTGGTGAAGTTCACCAAGATGGGGCTGCTGTTCGGCGGCCGCGGCTCCGACCTGCTGTTCCAGCGAGGCAGCTTCTACACCAAGTACGTGTCGGAGATCGAGTCCGACAAGCCTGGCGACTTCTCCAGCTGCATGGATGTGCTTGAGGAACTTG GCCTGGCCCACGCCACGGAAGCCGATATGGCAGCAGTGCGGCACGTGTGCGAGTGCATATCGCGGCGCGCGGCGCACCTGGTGTCCGCCGGCATCGCCACGCTGCTCAACAAGATGAACGAGCCGCGCGTCACCGTCGGCATCGACGGCTCCGTCTACCGGTTCCACCCGCACTTCCACGCGCTCATGTGCGAGAAGATCGCGCAGCTCGTCCGGCCGGGCATACAG tTCGACCTGATGCTTTCCGAGGACGgcagcgggcgcggcgcggcgctggtGGCGGCGGTGGCCTGCCGCCAGAGGCTACAGTTCGCGTAG
- the LOC135076178 gene encoding hexokinase type 2 isoform X3 gives MVKDLVHSKIREECEILHLTDKQIREIMSRLHNDLIKGLGKDSHATSIVKCWLTYIQDLPNGKERGKFLALDLGGTNFRVLIINLGENHFDMQSKIYAIPSHIMTGTGVALFDHIAECLANFMKEHNVYEERLALGFTFSFPLKQLGLTKGILQRWTKGFSCSGVVGEDVVQGLKDAIARRGDVQIDICAILNDTTGTLMSCAWKNHNCKIGLIVGTGSNACYVEKTENCELFDGEPGKPDLLINTEWGAFGDDGTLDFVRTEFDREVDSNSINPGKQIQEKMISGMYMGELVRLALVKFTKMGLLFGGRGSDLLFQRGSFYTKYVSEIESDKPGDFSSCMDVLEELGLAHATEADMAAVRHVCECISRRAAHLVSAGIATLLNKMNEPRVTVGIDGSVYRFHPHFHALMCEKIAQLVRPGIQFDLMLSEDGSGRGAALVAAVACRQRLQFA, from the exons atTCGCGAAGAATGCGAGATTCTCCACCTAACAGACAAACAGATCCGGGAGATCATGAGCCGGCTCCATAACGATCTCATAAAGGGGCTCGGCAAAGACTCGCACGCCACATCCATCGTCAAATGTTGGCTCACATACATTCAGGATTTACCCAACGGGaaag AACGTGGTAAATTTTTGGCTCTGGATTTAGGAGGAACTAATTTCcgagttttaattataaatcttGGGGAAAATCACTTCGATATGCAATCAAAAATTTATGCTATACCTAGTCACATCATGACCGGTACCGGAGTCGCATTGTTTGACCATATAGCAGAGTGTCTAGCCAACTTTATGAAG GAACATAACGTGTATGAAGAACGCCTAGCCCTTGGCTTTACGTTTAGTTTCCCTCTAAAACAACTGGGGCTCACGAAAGGAATCCTTCAGCGCTGGACCAAAGGGTTCTCCTGTAGCGGGGTGGTGGGCGAGGATGTCGTCCAGGGCCTGAAGGATGCGATCGCTAGACGAGGG GACGTACAGATTGACATATGTGCCATACTGAATGACACCACCGGCACATTGATGTCTTGCGCGTGGAAAAACCACAACTGCAAAATAGGACTCATTGTTG GCACTGGGAGTAACGCTTGCTACGTAGAAAAAACTGAGAACTGCGAGTTGTTCGACGGCGAGCCTGGCAAGCCCGACCTGCTCATCAACACCGAGTGGGGAGCCTTCGGCGACGATGGGACCCTGGACTTCGTTCGCACAGAGTTCGACCGCGAGGTGGACTCCAATTCCATCAACCCTGGCAAACAGAT CCAAGAGAAGATGATATCGGGCATGTACATGGGCGAGCTGGTCCGCCTGGCGCTGGTGAAGTTCACCAAGATGGGGCTGCTGTTCGGCGGCCGCGGCTCCGACCTGCTGTTCCAGCGAGGCAGCTTCTACACCAAGTACGTGTCGGAGATCGAGTCCGACAAGCCTGGCGACTTCTCCAGCTGCATGGATGTGCTTGAGGAACTTG GCCTGGCCCACGCCACGGAAGCCGATATGGCAGCAGTGCGGCACGTGTGCGAGTGCATATCGCGGCGCGCGGCGCACCTGGTGTCCGCCGGCATCGCCACGCTGCTCAACAAGATGAACGAGCCGCGCGTCACCGTCGGCATCGACGGCTCCGTCTACCGGTTCCACCCGCACTTCCACGCGCTCATGTGCGAGAAGATCGCGCAGCTCGTCCGGCCGGGCATACAG tTCGACCTGATGCTTTCCGAGGACGgcagcgggcgcggcgcggcgctggtGGCGGCGGTGGCCTGCCGCCAGAGGCTACAGTTCGCGTAG